In one Nicotiana tomentosiformis chromosome 6, ASM39032v3, whole genome shotgun sequence genomic region, the following are encoded:
- the LOC138894904 gene encoding flocculation protein FLO11-like has protein sequence MDSKKGSTRLPTELPDPPLQNNPNNYPTSLPSRANSIPADTHPPSTTSTLAPPPLTPNQETPDMHATNLVPSPHTTTNNHHDPLQSFPKPNSPQNNASSLFMQTTSLNPSPRDKPNTHETSPPTQTQSPQPTNKTNNTTTQQSSTIQLPTPTTANTSASQTSYNHAQAQYSNFPTENSTPTTLSDAIQETQHTLPQPRSHATQHTPTQNLPSDIHIISTKPVSTSSIMVGDGIAKPCTNVLHDSGQSGGHSTPPKPSRLSTDSHRGNDSSDDLLRSVQLDEHTHACHQHMVEPFPSILAPLPSHTLCRATILPTSPVSNPLDPRVHTHTPNTPTVSNEPLRTTNTLHFNESPTLKYRRSRNTNSSGNSSSHGRNERNANRASMARSMPHLRPQVAIQKTNIAQLSTRSDQVFDQAEANSQPRSRKVCSGDHTNSQGDASASNPGESSTGGAGHITTTTTSTH, from the coding sequence ATGGATTCAAAAAAGGGGTCTACCCGCTTACCTACTGAATTACCCGACCCACCTCTACAAAATAACCCTAATAATTACCCTACTTCACTCCCTTCTAGAGCAAATAGTATCCCTGCTGACACTCATCCTCCTTCTACCACATCCACGTTGGCACCACCACCTCTAACACCCAATCAGGAAACACCTGACATGCACGCTACAAACCTTGTTCCAAGCCCACACACTACTACAAACAACCATCATGATCCATTACAATCCTTTCCTAAGCCCAACTCACCACAAAATAATGCCAGTTCTCTTTTCATGCAAACCACATCCCTCAACCCCAGCCCACGTGACAAGCCCAATACACATGAAACCTCCCCTCCTACTCAAACACAATCGCCTCAACCAACcaataaaacaaataatacaaCTACGCAACAATCTTCAACAATCCAACTTCCTACACCTACTACTGCAAATACTTCAGCATCCCAAACATCTTATAACCATGCACAAGCACAATACTCCAACTTTCCCACTGAGAACTCAACACCAACGACCCTCTCTGATGCCATTCAGGAAACTCAACATACACTTCCTCAACCCAGAAGCCATGCAACACAACACACCCCCACCCAAAACTTACCCAGTGATATACACATCATAAGTACCAAACCCGTTTCAACCTCCTCAATCATGGTTGGAGATGGGATTGCAAAACCATGCACTAACGTTCTCCATGATAGTGGACAATCAGGAGGTCATAGTACACCTCCAAAACCCTCAAGACTTAGCACAGATAGTCACAGAGGGAATGACAGCAGCGATGACCTTTTACGGTCAGTACAACTAGACGAGCACACCCATGCATGCCACCAACACATGGTGGAACCCTTTCCCTCAATACTAGCACCACTACCATCCCACACCTTATGCAGAGCTACCATTTTACCCACAAGCCCAGTCTCAAATCCCTTGGATCCACGAGTACATACACATACCCCAAACACTCCCACTGTCTCCAATGAGCCCCTTCGAACCACTAACACCCTCCACTTCAATGAGTCCCCAACCCTCAAGTACAGGAGATCAAGAAATACTAACTCCTCAGGAAATAGCAGCAGTCATGGAAGAAATGAGAGAAATGCGAACAGAGCCAGTATGGCTCGGAGCATGCCACATCTCCGTCCTCAAGTAGCAATACAAAAAACAAATATTGCTCAATTGTCCACCAGAAGTGACCAAGTGTTTGATCAAGCTGAGGCCAACAGTCAACCCAGAAGCAGGAAAGTTTGCAGTGGTGATCACACCAACTCTCAGGGAGACGCCTCAGCAAGCAACCCAGGTGAATCAAGTACCGGTGGAGCAGGACACATCACCACCACTACCACCTCCACACACTAG